A genomic window from Quercus lobata isolate SW786 chromosome 10, ValleyOak3.0 Primary Assembly, whole genome shotgun sequence includes:
- the LOC115964931 gene encoding uncharacterized protein LOC115964931, producing the protein MHDRETLKAYLDKYWETYNEMEDNFDDVAIITFKNSLPADHGLRKSLTSKPTTSVRQLMDWINKYKRVEEDQLQGRGKEKVIPQEKRDFKSDQYSSNCLRRDFVGRPETTNAQSVNAVFQEPIHRVLEKIKNEPYFKWPSKMAREPSKRDQNLYCQYHQDHGHSTENYKNLWNHLDQLVQEGRLKHLLYHSSGHQGPQEARRDAALRPPTGMINVILAAPGRAGTHLTQVLSVAQLSTEESQLGPKRARMSFHPVLSFSKEDKIGTIQPHDDTLLITLRIGDYDVKRVMVDGGSAAEVMYPNLYKGLGLKLEDLTPYNSPLIRFDGKLVIPMGMIKLPIQTGLEIVEVNFIMVDNSPYTAIEKEELIEFLKRNIDVFAWDAYDTPRIDPAFIYHYLNVNSAIIPKKQPPRHPSKGHANAIRDEVAKLKCAGAIKEVFCVELLANTVVVKKKSGK; encoded by the exons ATGCATGACAGAGAAACCTTAAAGGCCTACTTGGACAAATATTGGGAGACGTACAATGAAATGGAAGACAACTTTGACGACGTCGCCATTATCACTTTCAAAAATAGTCTCCCAGCCGATCACGGCCTGCGAAAGTCTCTGACTAGCAAGCCTACCACCAGTGTGCGTCAACTGATGGATTGGATCAACAAGTACAAGCGAGTAGAGGAAGACCAGTTACAgggaagaggaaaagagaaggttatccctcaggaaAAGAGGGATTTCAAGTCGGACCAGTATAGTAGCAACTGCCTGAGAAGGGACTTTGTAGGGCGACCCGAAACGACCAATGCACAGTCTGTTAATGCCGTATTCCAAGAACCAATACATCGGGttttggagaaaatcaagaacgaGCCGTACTTTAAATGGCCGAGTAAGATGGCGAGAGAACCCTCGAAGCGCGATCAAAATctttattgccaataccaccaagACCATGGCCATTCTACGGAGAACTACAAGAACCTCTGGAACCACCTAGACCAGCTAGTCCAGGAAGGAAGATTGAAGCACCTTCTGTATCATTCTAGTGGTCATCAAGGCCCTCAAGAGGCCAGGAGGGATGCTGCCTTGAGGCCACCAACAGGAATGATCAACGTAATCTTGGCCGCGCCAGGGAGAGCAGGCACGCACCTTACACAAGTGTTATCGGTGGCTCAACTGTCTACCGAGGAGTCCCAACTAGGGCCGAAGAGGGCCAGAATGAGCTTTCATCCcgttttgagtttttcaaagGAAGACAAGATCGGGACCATCCAGCCCCACGACGACACGCTGCTAATCACCCTCCGAATCGGGGACTACGATGTGAAAAGAGTGATGGTGGATGGCGGCAGCGCAGCTGAGGTTATGTACCCTaacctatacaaggggctggGGTTAAAACTAGAAGACTTGACGCCCTACAACTCCCCCCTCATAAGATTCGATGGAAAGCTTGTCATTCCAATGGGCATGATTAAGTTGCCCATCCAGACCGGCTTGGAAATAGTGGAAGTGAACTTCATCATGGTGGACAACTCTCCCTATACAGCCATT GAGAAGGAGGAGCTGATTGAGTTCCTTAAGAGGAATATTGACGTATTTGCATGGGATGCCTACGACACCCCCAGGATCGACCCAGCCTTCATCTACCATTACCTCAATGTCAACTCGGCCATCATtcccaagaagcaaccacctcgCCACCCGTCAAAAGGGCATGCCAATGCAATTAGAGACGAAGTGGCGAAACTTAAGTGTgcgggggctatcaaagaagtcttttgcGTCGAATTGCTGGCCAACACAGTggtggtcaagaagaaaagtggGAAATAG